In Zingiber officinale cultivar Zhangliang chromosome 1A, Zo_v1.1, whole genome shotgun sequence, the DNA window aacttaggtttATTGGATTTCGATTATTGGATGCAGACcttgtatgtgtagaacctataattccgtatctattatcatctatggaCTGATAATAAATATCCACTACTATATATAGAGTTGATCCCAATAATTTAGGATTTTAATCTTGACAGATATTTTAATCTTGTAGTCCAAAAGTTAGATTAGAGGGAGAGAAGTTCTTCTGAGATTTATGTAGATCGATTGCTTCGAGGATTGTTATGCTCTGGTGAGAGACTGAGAGGGTATAATCATCAATGGGGTCTTTGAACTATTTATATCATACTGGGGGTTTTTAATGCTCCTCATACTACGGGGTTCATTTTGATGTTTTCCGAAACGGGGGAGGGGGTAATTGAAATTTCCCCCAAAAAAATAACAATCTGAGGAGAAGAAGCTccaaatttgattcatgagttcCAAAGGTCCAACAAGGCAACAACACGTTGGAAATCCCTAAACCCATCAATCAAGAACAGTTCGTGAACTGATACAGAACAAGAGAGCAAGGGCTTGATGCCAGCTCGCCTCATTTATACTGATTCTTCTTCCAAAGGTTTCCGAACATCCGCACACCGGCAGCCTTCCTCCGCCCGCCGCGGCTTCCGCCGGCGCCATCCTCCTCGTACACGTAGTCTTGGTCCGCCAACGGCGAAGCCCAGCTGCCGTAACCGACCCCGAGGTGTTGTTTGTCCATCGACCTGCAACGCTCCGCCACCCTTCTCCCACCCGTCTCATCACCTGAGGCGGCGTCTCCCGTGGCCAGTGCTGCTGCGGCCGCTTCGGCGGCCTTCCGCCATTGCTCGGTTTGCACCTTCAACCGCTTCAGCTCCATCTCCAATGTCGCCTTGGCGCCTTCTGCCGTCTCCAGCTGCGCCGCCAGCTGTTTCTCATTAGTTTTACTCTCTTTGAGCTGTTCTTCTACTGAATTCAGCCGTGCCGTGAACTCCTCTTGCTTGGATCGAGAGGACTCTGCGATTCGCTGAGCTTCCTCCTCTGCTCTGGTCTTGAAGATGACGTTTTCTTCCAGGAGAATTGCcacttccttctccttctccaaaAGCTTGGCTTTCCAAAAGCCAACTTCTTCATCCTCTCTCTTCTTtccatcttctttcttctctccttcttcttcttcttcccctgccgCAGAAATAGTTTCATCGTTCTCGTTCGTCTCTGTTTTCTCGACCATTGTTATCTCCTGCATGCTGTCAGCTTCATCCTCCGTGGGAACGGATTCGGCCGGCACTAGTACTTCAAACACATCCATCGTCGCCGGCGAAGTGACGCTCTCCTCCATCGTCTCATTTTGTCGAACCCCTTCTGGTCGAGAACCCTGAGAAAGAGCAGCCTCCTCCTCTTTTCTTTTCTTGGCCAAGGCAGCGGCAGGGACACGCACCTTGACCTTGACGAGGGCTCGCTCCACTTCGCGTTTGGCAGCTTCCGCGGCGGCGAGCTGCTCTCTCAGCTTCTTGAGCTCAGCCTGCGTTTCTCTCAACTTTGTCTCGAGCTCCGCCGCCCTCGTGCTCCGTTTTCTTTGCTGCAGACCACACATCGGGCACAAAACTACACATCAAAAAGCTGAGAATGGCCAGTGAACCACGAACAAGGAGAAACCTTGATCCTCGCTTACCTCCTGTGAACCCCCGTGAGGGGACACCTTAGGGCTGCCATCGGCAGCAGCCGCCCTGCGGTGCGCGTTGTTGGCCTCGGAGCAGGCAGTGCTCCTGAGGTGCAGAGGTGCTCGGGGCGACTGCCTCTGCGGTGCGTCCGACGACCCTCTGCTTCCCATAATCAAAACGCCAAGGTCGCTCCCTCTCTCAACTCCGCAACAAGAAACAGCAACGCAGCAGACAAGATGTTCGAAGAAAGTCCTCACCTGGACTCGGGCGTCGCAGCGACCCCAGCTTTTAAGGGATCCTCCTTCTTCCCAAGCCGTTGTCTCCACCTGTCCATTTCGCGGATGATCAACGGTCAAATTAAATAGCTGCAGAGAGGAAGAAAGCAGCGTGACCACAGATTTCAAAGGCCTACTTCAAATTTCAAACTCCGTAGACAAGTAAGAGACAAAATGATCAAATGCGGACAGTAAACGTTAGGAATAGGAAGAATCATTATAGTCACGTGCATGCAAAACTGAGAAGCTTATTTTTATTTGATAGGCTCGCTCAACACTGTCAACCAGCTCACTTAATCAATTGCCTAAAGGGCTCGTCAGTTGCCCCTAAAGATGTAATATACtggtaaaatatttaaaagaataaataaaaataaaaaaataaaaaattgaattttactAGACGTAGAGGCTTCTAAATATAtcgtaaattatattttaaatttatcttatAAATACATTAAGTGTAAAAacgggaaaaaaaaattattccggGCTAGAGCCctggtaaaaaaaatataattagagGATAGATTATAATTATGATCGGATCATATTCATGATTTAGTAGTAATTAGTTGTGATCCCTCTTTAAATTTATCGTCTTCTCAAGTTATAATTTGAATCGAGACGAATGGCTGGAGGTCGCCAACAATAGGTAAGTGTCTAAGCCGTCGGACTCTTGGTAGTATGGTCACTTGTCCATCGTCGAGAGTTTTTAGTCATCCATTCTAATTTAAACTATAATTTGAAGGAtgataaatttaaagaaaaatcacaATCAATTAAGATGAGATTGTGACTATGATTTTTTTACCGGGGATCTGACCTCTATTTATTCATTCATGATTTAAGGCATTGGTTGTACAAGCGACCtagttattttaatttatcatttccCCCGATTTTTCTctgataaaatttatattatttaggCTTGAAatgatatatttatatttttgggttgaattttttttaaaaaaaaattaaatacacgTCCCATTTATATTAGACCTGCTAAATGCTCATCAAGCGAGGCTGGTTGAGGCGGGCTAAGTGGGCTAGGAACAATCCAATCTAGGAGGGATTATAGATTAGATGGATCAACTCATTAAgaattaaaaaggaaaagaaaaaaaaattaccgTTCATGATTAAATATTTCTTACAAATtctctaataaaatttttaattcttgatttcATATGTTAGCCAAACATATACATACATGTTAGCCAAACCAActggcaaaaaaaaaatcataacttttaCTTAAAAAATACATATATAATTATAAATCCATAATCCATTTTTTTATGAAAGAAATTCCTTATCAACCCACTGAACTAACTCCTGATCAGAGATATAGTATATCTATATATAGAGATAGATGCTAAACTCatgtttcttttatatatatatatatatatatatatatatatatatatatatatatatatatatatatatatatatatatatatatatatatatatatatatatatatcttactattttattaaatatctcccccctttactaactaattttggtgaagcctaaaatgcatttacgctaatgtccttttttctatttacactaaaaataactCCAATGTTTATTAGTAATTACACAAGtaaaacaatcagtgatctagagttcgagactcagctacaacgtattattataaatttttcttatcattaattttctctggttgttttatataaaaaaatatagttctctttagtcccatatcttataattgataacactatgatcaaagaagcttctataaatatttaagGCCAAcgttgttaaaaaatatacttttcttagtttttttactaagacaagtataatattaaattaaaataattttttgcataggaAAGTCCGTTACAGTAGTTTGTTGATGGGATTCTTTAGCGTCACTATTGCATGGGTCtgacgaatcttacccaaataattaattcttggttcttacccaaataattaattcttggtttataagggtgacattagaaaatccaaacaattcggattttttcaaagactcaaataatttatatattattatattacacacgcaacgcaTGTGCACGATTacactagtatatatatataaacatgggTAACATCCAACAAAGGTGATCCAACGTAGCTTCCTCTCTCATCTTTATGTaataatttttctctctttcctcttaaattaaaataaaattttctctcctTTGATTACATGCAACAACCACTATggtaatgatttttaaaaatcagcacACAACTTAAATACATCAGTCATCCTTATATGGTGTTACATTGTTTTTTAAAACCCTAGTCTTTAAAGTTCAGCCACGACCAGAACCAAGGCCAGGTTGTACTAGTACTGGTGTTTAAAGATGAGCACCAAGATAGTAGTGTAGTGATGGTTTTTAAAAACCAGTACCAAGGTAAAGCTGGTGTGGTGCTGATTTTaacttggtgttggtctttaaaaatCAGCACCACAGCAATAGCTGGTGTATTTAAGCtgtggtgttgatttttaaaaatcaacatcacAGTGATTATTGTGTGCAATCAAAAGAGAGAGaataaagaattttattttaatttaagataaaagagaaaaaaaaagttatTACATATAGTTGAGAGAAGAAGTCACATCAGATTGCCCACATCGAATGTTGTCCATGGTCGTTCACCTaagggttatatatatatatataattttaatacccTGTACATCCTTATATGGCCGACCATGGGCAACAATATATGCGGATGATTTGATGCGgtaaaaacttttttttattttcccctCTCATGTGCATGCAACACTTTTCTTTCTCTTGCATGCAAACAACTCTTTTCTATCTCTTGCATACAAGGTGGTACTGATTTGTACAAACCAGCACCACCCAACACCAAcgtggtgttggtctttaaagaccagcaccagCTAGTGTGGCCCTAAACCAGCACCAACGTTGGTGCTGGTTTCAAACTAGCACCACACTAGCTAgcgctggtctttaaagaccagcatTAGCGCTGGGTTGAAATTAGCACTAGACAGCACCAATGTTGGTTTGAAACCAACACTAGTCAGCACTAATGTTGATCATATCTGAAAACGGTGAAGATTGCTAGCTGGAGATCTGGCTCCTCGGTTGACTGGGCGAACACTCCACTCCGTTTTGTAACACAAAGAACGTCAATATCgggccaaggaaggggtccccagCGTTGGCCCTCCTACGCTCAAGTCATTCACCGGAATAGTAGAAAAGACGACAAGGAATTGTAACAACAACAGGAGCTCTAGCACGAATAATGCATATCTCCACCGGTGcatggaccccccccccccccccttatatAGTGCTCCAATAGCATACGTGCATGTTTTTCAAGATGCATGCACATTTTCCCAACTATTCTATGAAAGGACATATCAGAAAAGTGACTCTGACATTATTCCTTAACAAAGCATGCAAATCTCTAacatgacagtagaagcttccgttgTACAATTTCCTTGCTGACCATACCCTGCTGTCAgcggcaccaactcccaaaatgATACAATAAGCTAGGCAAGGGGTTCTACTATTAGGCCGAGCGAAGGAGCCGCTCGGTTGGGATTCCCTTTCCGGCCAATCTCAGTTGTTCTTCTCTGCGGTCGCTCGGCTCGGTAGGTAGTTCTTCGCATGACTAGCCATGCGGTCCAATCATACTATCCTTTATAGGATCGTCACAGTTGAGCCTCTAATGACCTCTCTATAGTCGACCCGGCTAGATGAGTGATTTGCCCAGATGAGCCTCCAGGCCGAACGGACCCTTTAGGCCCAGTCAGCATATTATCGCCCGCTCGACCAACTTTAGTGACCAGGCGACTTTCTGCCTTTGACCTCCTTGATTTAGACCTCCACGTCGGCTATTGTTCCACCTTTGACTTATACTTGGTAAGCTCCCTTTACCACTGCgtcacaagtcttcccctcaagtctagtcgaaggagactgtaAGTCCAACTGACTAGACGAGCAGTGTCTTTGGTGACCTCCCAGGTCAATCGGGCATTCTCAGTTTCGGAACAGTCGCTCGACTATGATAAGTACTGCAGGTAATCCTCACTCTGAGTTAGAGTTGTCGCCTGATTATCACTTACTAAAATAGACTTAGAGTCGCCATTCAACATTCACTTATTATCATGAGTTTAGAGTCGCCGCTCGATTATGGTGAATTTGAAGTTTCATTCTGCTATAGGTTTAGAGCCATCGTTCGACTATGAGATGAAATGATTATTCTGTTGGTGTGGTTaccactaacggtctaactcaggttttgatgaatgataaattaggttaagttaggtttgtcgttatctaacattCTGAcggagtgtgcagacgaagtccagacaggtcgacgggctgaccggatgtctggcacaaagtccaaatgggtcgacgggctgacctgacatttggcacgaagtccaagcgggtcgacgggctaaccggacgcttggcacgaagtccagctaggtcgacgggctgaccggatagctggcgagaagtccagatgggtagAAGGGTTGACCAGACGTctagcaggtgagtaaaggtaagtcactggaagggagtgactgtgaggacgcgttcccgggaagggaacattaggcgtcgatccgacttagatccatttcggatatctaagtcgagatcgtgactagattccggtctcgaaaagacggaatctaagtcatactctttatgttgaacttataaaTTATGCtaaaactttattttgcaggatacacattatATATCtgccttggactaaccttgtcttgcaggagaaggactttctggagaaaggaggtccgggtgctcggaagggatctgggcgctcggaagggatccgggtgcccggaggcaaactttatccaagACGCGGCGTCGACACATGGAGCTCGCTAGTTGggactgctacgtcacaccaaggcgcccgaaagggatccggggcgccccgagcgtcctatataaggagggtcaaaggcggagctcaaaacaacaactttgaattgacgatctgctctcctgcGCCCCTACGACGTTGCGACGTCACTCCAACAAAGCTCTGATTTCTTTCTTATtgctctattgtcggtattttatttctatcaattcttgtacttaactcttttgtaattattatttgaattgatagtgattgcccaacgaaagtactcaacgagtacgggccttggagtaggagtcgacacaggctccgaaccaagtaaaaaggttctgtgttagcattgttttacttttccgctacgCTTACTCTCGACGAATTTTTgtaatcaatattcacccccctttatcgaacgatcacgatccaacaagtggtatcagagcaggtaccgctctgatttggtgcaaccaccaattagacAAGAGGGTGatctattttttagattttttttctcttgctttcggatttcagtttttcgtataattccaccctgatattattacctttttggaagtcTCCTTCCgtcgtaattaaatctaaattggtacaacaccaatttagttatttttatttaattcttcccgcactactaaaccaagatcaagtcttggaacctctctatttgttttttttttgtgcagattaaaatgtcgcagatcgagagcttcagcacagtgcgacctcccctttttaacggggatgatttcctgtactggaaaaagcggatggaggtttaTCTCAAGACAGATTTCGACCGGTGGCTGAGCGTCACAAAAGCTTACAAACCGCCAGTTGATagctccgggaatctactggatcctgaacAATGGACAtcagacataaagaagaaggcatcaacgaAGAACAAGACAATCAACACATTACAATGCGGATTAACGAGAGAAGAGCTGAACTGGGTCGGACCGCATCATaatgctaaagagctatgggataaactgatcgagctgcacgaaggaactagcgacgctaaggtaacaaaaagggatttattattaaataaaatatttaatataaaaatgcaggaaggagaaacagcgagtcagctgcacgcgaggatcaaggatatcctcaacgggctccacgcaaTAAGCCACCAAATAGACAACAGAGATCtaatcaggtatgcgttaaacgcatttccacgtaatagtttgtggacatccatagtggatgcctacaaaatttctaggaatttaactaaatttaaattagatgaattattttgtgaattggagttacatgagcagactaatgctggagccgagaaaggtgttgccttatatgcaggttcctccaagaagaacaagcctgaacctgaagaaaaCTCTGACCAAAGCTCTGAAGATGAGGAACacctagtgaacctggtaaggaagatgttcactaggaggaagagaagcttcagcaagaaggatctacaaaagatcagttctccagcCGATTCGAGGAATGTAACATGCTTcgaatgcaacaaaaaggggcactacaagaacgagtgtccaagactgaagatcgacaaaccgaagccgaccaaaaagaaggccctcaaagtgacgtgggacgactcctcctcgaaTGAATCAGATGCAAAAGATCAGAagcatcagagccacctcgcgctgatggcccacgaagcagagtcggaagacaaatcgaaagacgggtctgaacctgaatcaagccac includes these proteins:
- the LOC122004022 gene encoding interactor of constitutive active ROPs 4-like, with amino-acid sequence MDTVVQQQTSIQATLDTLVDLVGSWVTVHPSQSGPSTVPVPPAEDAPDPDSTAVPAPATTSAPAADPDPTPPGDELIEFYVPLFNLTVDHPRNGQVETTAWEEGGSLKSWGRCDARVQVRTFFEHLVCCVAVSCCGVERGSDLGVLIMGSRGSSDAPQRQSPRAPLHLRSTACSEANNAHRRAAAADGSPKVSPHGGSQEQRKRSTRAAELETKLRETQAELKKLREQLAAAEAAKREVERALVKVKVRVPAAALAKKRKEEEAALSQGSRPEGVRQNETMEESVTSPATMDVFEVLVPAESVPTEDEADSMQEITMVEKTETNENDETISAAGEEEEEGEKKEDGKKREDEEVGFWKAKLLEKEKEVAILLEENVIFKTRAEEEAQRIAESSRSKQEEFTARLNSVEEQLKESKTNEKQLAAQLETAEGAKATLEMELKRLKVQTEQWRKAAEAAAAALATGDAASGDETGGRRVAERCRSMDKQHLGVGYGSWASPLADQDYVYEEDGAGGSRGGRRKAAGVRMFGNLWKKNQYK